In Flavobacterium piscisymbiosum, the sequence TTGGAGCAGATCAGCTGTTCTCCGCTAAGGGTCCTAATACGGGTGGTTTTAATTCCGATATATTCAATAACCCCATTGTCAGGTCCTAATTGCACGAAATCACCAATTTCAAAGGGACGATCAAAAAAGATGACAAAATAACTGAAAAGGTCCCCCAGAACTGCCTGTGCGGCAAGGGCTATGGCAATACCCCCGACACCTAATCCGGCAATCAGAGTAGTGACGTTGTATCCCATATTATCGATTAGAAATATGATGCCGCAAATCCATATAATAATATTTACAATAGCAATAAGGCCTCCTGCCTGTTTTTGCTTGCTTTCGCTTTCTTCGGATCTTTGGATAAAGGAATAGATAAATTTTTTAAAGGCTGCGCTGATGATTTTCAGGATAAAATAGGTAAAGGCGAACATGTAGGCTACCTGTATGATTTTGTCAATATTTTCAGGGAGTTTAAGAGTCTGCAATGCAAAATAAAAAGCACTGATATATAGTATAGGAAGTACGGATTTATCCACTACCTCGATGATAAAATTATCCCAGGTAGTCTTTGTATTTGAGGCCCAGTTTTTGAGTCTTCTGATAACCACAACTTTGACTGCCTTTACAATAATTACAGATGCTATTATTATTGACGCTGCGATAAGCCATGTTAAAAAAGTGTTGCCTAAAAAGGTTGTGTTTAAGATATCCATAGATAAGTTTTAATGTTTCGATTCAAAAGTATTGAACTAACGGAACACCTGCAGATTACAAAAGCATAAAATAGACGCAAATTTTGCTTATCAAAGTTTTTAGTTGAAAAAAGCCCGGGGAGTGCTGTCTAAAGACAGTGAAAGCTAAAGAATACTATCAAAATAGTAGATCAACAGTTAATTGACACAAGCAGTAACGAATTATTTACACAGCTATAATTTTACAATAGGTGTACTGATAATTAGTATTTTCAAAGTTAACCATATAAAAAACCGATTCCAAGAAAAATAACCAATAGTTCTATTTTTTCTTTTTTATAAGATGACAGACTATCTGGATAATTGCCCTGTTGGACTTTTAGCACTTTTGTTGGGTAAAGTATTAATTTAGACTTAACTTTGTTTATAGGGGAATACGCTTTATAAAAAAACCTCGGGTTATTTCCTCTTTATAATTACCATTATTTCTATGAAAAAGAACATTACGCACAAACTAAATGAACTTCAGGCAACTGCTATCTGCGGTAACGATATTACTTCTTCCTGCCTTTATGTTTCTGCTCTTACCATTGGATATGCCGGGCAGTATGCCTGGATCTCACTTTTGATAGTGGCATTTGTGCTGCTGCTTTTTCGCAAAATTTATGGTGAAGTTGTCGGGGCGCTGCCTCTTAATGGAGGAGCATATAATGTGCTGCTCAATACATCAACAAAAAGGATAGCTTCATTTGCAGCGATTCTTACCGTACTGTCCTATATGACCACGGCAGTAATATCAGCCACTGAGGCTATGCATTATCTGCATACTATATTTGAGGGAATCAATATCCTTATGGCAGCGGCAGTAGTTTTGGTTTTATTTACCTTACTGGCAATTATTGGAATAGGGGAGTCGGCCATTGTCGCTGTCTGTATCTTTATAATTCATCTGGTTACCCTGGTGCTTCTGGTAGTATTTTCAGGTTTTTTTATATTTTCAAATGGATTGGAAACCTTTCACCTTAACTGGGAACTGCCTATGAATTCCAATGGGATAATATATACGCTGTTTCTGGGTTTCTCTGCAGCAATGCTGGGTATTTCCGGCTTTGAAAGTTCTGCTAACTTTGTAGAAGAACAAAAGGCAGGGGTTTTTCCAAAGACCCTTCGCAATATGTGGGCTATTGTAAGCTTTTTTAATCCAGTAATCGCCCTGCTGTTAATTGCCATAATACCCATTGCCCAGCTTGGAGAGCACAAAGAATCGCTTTTATCTTATCTGGGGCATACCACTGGAGGGGACTGGCTGGCATGGATGATCTCCATAGATGCCGTTCTTGTTTTGTGCGGTGCAGTGCTTACTTCTTTTGTCGGTGTCTCAGGACTTCTCAAAAGAATGACCCTGGACAGGATACTGCCCAATTATTTTCTTAAAGAAAACAAAAGAGGCTCCAATTACAGGATCATTGTTACCTTTCTGATACTATGCGTATCG encodes:
- a CDS encoding mechanosensitive ion channel family protein; translation: MDILNTTFLGNTFLTWLIAASIIIASVIIVKAVKVVVIRRLKNWASNTKTTWDNFIIEVVDKSVLPILYISAFYFALQTLKLPENIDKIIQVAYMFAFTYFILKIISAAFKKFIYSFIQRSEESESKQKQAGGLIAIVNIIIWICGIIFLIDNMGYNVTTLIAGLGVGGIAIALAAQAVLGDLFSYFVIFFDRPFEIGDFVQLGPDNGVIEYIGIKTTRIRTLSGEQLICSNTDLTNSRLRNYKRMEKRRVVFSLGVTYQTTHSQLSEIPKIVKAVISSKPQLQFDRGHFSGYGDFSLNFEFVYYVLDADYNLYMDNQQEVYLEIFSAFEKKEIDFAYPTQTIVMDKEIKLN
- a CDS encoding APC family permease, which translates into the protein MKKNITHKLNELQATAICGNDITSSCLYVSALTIGYAGQYAWISLLIVAFVLLLFRKIYGEVVGALPLNGGAYNVLLNTSTKRIASFAAILTVLSYMTTAVISATEAMHYLHTIFEGINILMAAAVVLVLFTLLAIIGIGESAIVAVCIFIIHLVTLVLLVVFSGFFIFSNGLETFHLNWELPMNSNGIIYTLFLGFSAAMLGISGFESSANFVEEQKAGVFPKTLRNMWAIVSFFNPVIALLLIAIIPIAQLGEHKESLLSYLGHTTGGDWLAWMISIDAVLVLCGAVLTSFVGVSGLLKRMTLDRILPNYFLKENKRGSNYRIIVTFLILCVSVMLVTKGRLEALAGVYTFSFLAVMALFGIGNLLLKIKRRKLPRPEKARGIAVVVAIAFILIGFAGNIILNKEAFQTFINYLIPAVLFVLIMLNRSLLIQTMVDILEYFYKPVRKFAIISNRYLRKVQNKIHSQEFVFFTKSDDVAILNKVMQYVQNNETTRKLKIVNVRLLGECNNALKKDLEVLDRAYPEIHIEFVEIDGVFGPDLIDELSEQWKIPKNFMFIASPGDKFSYRVSELGGVRLIM